The Thermodesulfobacteriota bacterium genome includes the window CTCTAAGGTAGACCCGAACTCAAAGGAGGCCGTGCCATGAGCTTTTTTATAAGGACCGTCGTACTTGCCGCTTTTTCGACCTTGCTCCTTTCGGCCCCGGCGATTGCCGGCGAGGCCATCACCCTCATGGGGGACCCGTGCTCGCTCCCGCTGGCGAAGAAGCTGTCGGAGGCTTTTTCCGAAAGGAACGGCGCCGGGTTCGAGATAACCGGGGGTAAGTGCAACATGGGCGTGCACCGGGCCGCGGCCGGAGAGGTGCAGATAGGGGTCAGCACCCACGCCAACGCCCTGAGCGTCCTCCCCGAGGGGACGGTCAACAACATCGTAGCGAAGTCCCCGATAGTGCTTATCGTAAACAAGACCAACCCGGTGAACGACCTGACCTACGAGCAGGTAAAGGGTATATTCAGCGGCAGGATAAGGAACTGGAAAGAGGTCGGGGGGAAGGACATGGAGATACGGAACGCTTATCTCGCCCCGTGCGTCAGGAAGACCATGGGCCAACAGGCCGCCCCATACGGTGAGGACATAGTGGAGCTTAAGAAGCGGGGGAACCCGGTCGAGAACGCCAACGCGGTTGTCGCGGAGAACGAAGGGGCCCTGGGTCAGCAGATATACGGCTACCACGACGACCGTGTAAAGGTCCTTACCATAGACGGCCTTCTCCCGACCGAGGAGACCCTCCCGGCCAGATACCGCTTCTACCAGGACTATAACGTCGTAACCAAAGGGGAGCCCACGGGGGCGGTGGCGGAGTTCATAAAGTTCGCCAGGGGGCCGGAGGGCAAGGAGGTCATCCGCGCCATAAAGCACATACCGACCGATAACGAGTAAGACATTTTTTACGAGCCTATAAGAGGCAGGACCTCTTTTAACAGGTAATCTATCCCGGTTTGCACGGCCTTCCTGTCGTCCTCCCCGGACGTATCCGGGGCGGGCTTATCCCTTATGGAGGCCAGCCCCTCCATCCCCTCCGCGTGGTTCATAACGGCCCACGCGAGCGTCCACGCCCTCTTTACATTATCCATTTCGTAGCCGCCCCCGCCGAGCGCCACCCACGGGAGGCCGAGCGCCCTGAAGCCCCTCACCATTTCCTCGAAGCCGTTTGTCGTGAGTTGAAGGTGCGTTATGGGGTCGCTCGCGAAGGTATCCACCCCGAGCTGCGTTACGAGCACGTCCGGAGCGAAGGCCTCCATGAACGACGGCACTACCGCGTTAAAACCCCGCACAAACAGGTCGTCTCCGGTGCCGGGAGGGAAGGGGAGGTTTACGGAGTAGCCCTTTCCCTTGCCCGTCCCTATATCCTTTGAAGAACCCGTTCCCGGAAATAAGAACTCCCCGCTCTCGTGGAGCGAGACGGTAAGGACACGGTCGGTATCGTAGAACGCCGCCTCGGCGCCGTCGCCGTGGTGGGCGTCTATGTCCACGTAGGCCACGCGCTTGCCCAGACCCGCGAGATACTTTATGGCGACCACGGGGTCGTTTATGTAGCAAAAGCCCGCGGCCCTCTCCGCCATTGCGTGATGAAGGCCGCCCGCTATGTTAAAAGCGGTCCGGACCTTTCCCCCGGCCACAAACTCGGCGGCCTGAACCGAGGCGCCGGCCGAATAGCACGACCACTCGTATACGCCCGGGAAAGACGGGTTGTCGCCGAAGCCGAGGCCGTACCTGCCCCCATCCGGCGGCACCTCCCCGGAATCGGCTTTTTTCAGCGCCGCGATGTATTCCGGGGTATGCGCAAGCAATACCTCCTCCTCTGTCGCCTTCCTCGCCTCTACAAGTTCGGCACCGGGCAGGTCGAGCAGACCCTTCTCCTCGATAAGCTCGCGGGTGAGCCCGAGCCTCATGGGCCTCATCGGGTGGTCCGCGCCGTAGGAGAAGTCGGCGAAGCGGTCGGAGTATATGAAAGCGGTATTCATCGGTAGCCCTGCGTCAACATTAACATAGATCCGGGTGCCTTAAAATAGAAATGGGGCGCCGCTTGACAAGGCGCATAGCGGGGTATAGGCTCTGAATATAGTTACCAATAAAGGAGGTCAGGCCATGAACCCCAAGAGGTTGGTTTTTCTCTTAATCCTAGCGGCCCTTTTTGCAACAAGCGGGGCGGGGTACGGCGTTGCGTCGGAGATTACGGAAAGGTTCGAAGAGGCCCTTTCCGCTCAAAGCTCCGATATGATGGACCACGTTGTGAGAATAAACATCGAGAAGGTCCCGGGAGAGATCGACGCGCTTATCGAGGAGGCCCTGCTCCCGGAGACAACGGAGGAAAAAAGGGAGTCGAACTTCTACGTAGCCGAAAGCATGGCAATGGAGTATAAAAAAATAACCAGGGATACGAGTCCTCTTAAAGAGGTGAAGAAGAAGATTTTTGAGTCGAGGTTGTCGCCGCCGGTCCGTACGGC containing:
- a CDS encoding substrate-binding domain-containing protein, which translates into the protein MSFFIRTVVLAAFSTLLLSAPAIAGEAITLMGDPCSLPLAKKLSEAFSERNGAGFEITGGKCNMGVHRAAAGEVQIGVSTHANALSVLPEGTVNNIVAKSPIVLIVNKTNPVNDLTYEQVKGIFSGRIRNWKEVGGKDMEIRNAYLAPCVRKTMGQQAAPYGEDIVELKKRGNPVENANAVVAENEGALGQQIYGYHDDRVKVLTIDGLLPTEETLPARYRFYQDYNVVTKGEPTGAVAEFIKFARGPEGKEVIRAIKHIPTDNE
- a CDS encoding acetoin utilization protein AcuC produces the protein MNTAFIYSDRFADFSYGADHPMRPMRLGLTRELIEEKGLLDLPGAELVEARKATEEEVLLAHTPEYIAALKKADSGEVPPDGGRYGLGFGDNPSFPGVYEWSCYSAGASVQAAEFVAGGKVRTAFNIAGGLHHAMAERAAGFCYINDPVVAIKYLAGLGKRVAYVDIDAHHGDGAEAAFYDTDRVLTVSLHESGEFLFPGTGSSKDIGTGKGKGYSVNLPFPPGTGDDLFVRGFNAVVPSFMEAFAPDVLVTQLGVDTFASDPITHLQLTTNGFEEMVRGFRALGLPWVALGGGGYEMDNVKRAWTLAWAVMNHAEGMEGLASIRDKPAPDTSGEDDRKAVQTGIDYLLKEVLPLIGS
- a CDS encoding plastocyanin/azurin family copper-binding protein; protein product: MNPKRLVFLLILAALFATSGAGYGVASEITERFEEALSAQSSDMMDHVVRINIEKVPGEIDALIEEALLPETTEEKRESNFYVAESMAMEYKKITRDTSPLKEVKKKIFESRLSPPVRTAPLNGVHTVEALSTEKVKNIFRPDNVTVKTGETVRWINNDTETHLLSSILSFVGRGGLFSPKIEPGQAWEYTFEKPGDYYYICFIHKVMYGKVTVEE